The sequence GCAGCAGGGGCAGGGTCTATTAGAAGTCACCCTGAGGGTCGTTCTTCCGCCGGTTCCCGCCACCCCAGCAGTCTGAGCAGTCCCTTGATGTCGTGAGCCAGGGCGGCGATGCCCTCGGTGATCGACCAGATCCCATCGAGCCGCAGGGCATTGATCGCCAGGCTGCGGAGGGTGGCCAGGATCTGGACGCCGTTGTCCTCCCGGTAGCGGTGGGCGTCTTCCCTTAGCGGCACGTCGCGCACCCAGTGCCAGCTGTTCTCGATTGACCAGCGGTCTCTGACGTGCCGCAACAGGGCCATGGCTCCGGTCCGCAGACTTGAGACGTAGTAACGGGTCTCGTCTGTCGCCTTGCCATCACGGATGCCATGGCTGCGCACGGCGATGATTGTCGCGCTGCCCGGCCACTGCTCCACCACCCACTCCGGCGCAGGCATCGCCCGCAGGGTCCAGGTGATGTCACGGCCCCGTTTCAGCTCCCGTCTGCTGGTGCGCCACGGGATTCGCCGGCCATAGGTGAGCCGGTCTCTGATCAGCCGAAACCCCTTGCGGCGGCTGTGTTTGACGGCGATCAGGAAGTCGGCGCCGCGCTGGGCGAGGTAGAGGAAAAAGGGCGGTTGGCATGCAGCGCGTCGGCCTGCACCAGCACCCCGTCGAGCTCGACGGCCTCCAGCAGCTGGCGCAGCGCCTGGATCTCGCCACTGGCATCGGTGGCGTAGGTGGTCTGGGCGATTGCCACGCCCAGCGATTGGGAGTAGAGGCTCACCTGGGCAATGAACTTCGCTGCGCCGGAGGCGGTTTCATCGATGGAGCCCCGCAGCGTCTTGCCGTCACACACCAGGGTGTCGAGCTCCTCGGCCACGCCCGTCTGGGCCGCCATCCAGTCGCGGAGCAGGGTTTCAAAGCCCGCCACATCCAGCTGGGCCAGCAGCAACCGGAAGGTCGAATCCGACGGCGACTTGCCGAAATCAGTACCCAGCAGTTCGTTGAGCGTCTGGCGATGCCGTTTGGCAAAGCGCTCCATCCCCACCAGCGAGCCCTGGCCGCTGAGGATCGCGAGGATCGCCACCAGCAGCATCCACCACTGGGGGAAGCGGATGCCACGTCGCATGCGGCAGTCCGGCAGCGCCTGGAGAAAACTGATCAGATCGCCTGCTGCAGCAGGCGTGGTGGCGGGCTCAGAGGCCAAGGGTCAAGAGCGGGTCCCGCGCACGACACCGTAGGCGGGAGGCCCCGGCCAGGGCTATTGAGACAGACTTCTAATAGGCCCTGGCAGCAGGGGTCGTAGATCTCCATGCCGGGCTCCGGCTGCAGCACCTTGCTCATGATGCTGGCCACCTCGGGCGGTGTGTAGAACTCACCGGCGCTCTGGCCGCTGCCCTCGGCGAACTTGCGGATCAGGTATTCGTAGCTCTTGCCGATGATGTCGGCCTCCACGTCGCTCAGACCCAGGCGCTTGGTGCTGATCGCCTCGATCAGGTTGGAGAGGCGGTCGTCGTCGAGGTCGCGCTGGCCGTGCGTGGTGGCGTTGAAGTCCACCCGGTCGATGATGCCCTGCAGCAGCGGGTTCTCCCGGGCAATGGCCCGCATCTGGGTGGTGACCCCTTCGCCGATCTTGTCCGACAGCTTGCGGATCACGCTCCACACCGGCTGCTCCGGGTCGCCTGGCACCAGCGGCAGGTAGAAGCGCACCAGCTTGTGATCGGCGGCCACCAGTTGGAAGGCCTTCTGACGCGAACCCACCTCGGCGGCGATGCGGTTCAGCTCGTCGTCGAACACATCGCAGAGCCGCTTCGTGAAGATCAGCGGCAAGATGTAGTCCTTGTATTTCGGCGCGTCCTTGGCGCCGCGGATCGAGCAGGCCGCGTCCCAGATCCAGGATTCGAGGGATTTGTCTTTGGGGGTGCCGTTGCCGGCGGCTTTCCCATGGCGGGGGGCTTTGGCTTGCGTGGCCTGTTGCACGACCTGCTCGGCGTCTGCAAGGAACACCGTGTCGCTGCGGCCCTGGCCGCGTTTCACGATCCCCTTGGCCACCAGTGCCGCCTTCACCTCCTCGTAGAGGGGCTCCTCCCAGCCGAGGGCTTCGCGCAGGGCAGGGTTCTTGGCGGGGCTACCGGCCTCTTCCACGGCTTCGAGGAAGTCGTCCAGGTGCTCCTGATCGGGCATCGAGGGATCAGGTCGGTCCACGCTGGGGGAAGTCTGCCTGCGGTGGCGCGGTTTTGGGTTGAATTCAGGCAAGTTCTGGGCGACACAGGCCCACCTTCAACCTCACCACCGACGACGCCCGCCTGCGCCTGATCCTGCGCGAACTGGCCGACAAGATCACCCACCTGGCCTCGATGCGGGCCCTGGGCTTCTGCGTGAGCGTGGAGCACGCCCGCTGGATGGCCCGCAAGTTCGTGGCCGCCGGCCTGCGCGCCGCCGCCCTCGATGCCTCCAGCCCCCGCGACGAGAGCGCCGAGCAGATCCGCCGGCTTCGCGACGGCCAGCTGCAGATCCTGTTTGCCGTGGATCTGTTCAACGAAGGCCTCGACATCCCCGAGATCGACACGGTGCTGTTCCTGCGCCCCACCGAGAGCGCGATTGTGTTCCTGCAGCAGCTCGGCCGCGGGTTGCGCCTCTGCCGGGGCAAGAGCTGCCTCACGGTGCTGGGCCAAAAAACGCAACCAGCATCGGCCAGGCCCACCGCCGCTTCCGCTTCGACCTCCGCTACCGCGCCCTGCTCGGCGGCACGCGCGACCAGCTGCGCCAGCAGATCGAAACCGGCTTCCCTTCCCGCCGGCCGGCTGCAGCCTGCAGCTCGATCGGGTGTCCAGTGAGGGGGTGCTGGCCAACCTGCACGAGTCGCTGCCCAGCCGGCGGCCCCAGCTGGTAGCCGAATGCCGCAGCCTCGGGCGCTGTTCGCTGGCGGGGGTGTTGGAGGGGCTGGGGATGGAGCTGGGGGAGTTTTACAGGGTGGCGAAGTCGTGGGCGTTGCTGCAGCGGGAGCTGGGGTGGTTGGCGCTGGGCGAGGCCAGCGCCGATGAGCAGCGGCTGGGGCGAGGGATCGCCGGGGGCCTGCTGCATCTGGATGACCCCGAGCGCTTGTGCTGGCTGGCGGATCAGCTGCAACTGCCCATGGCGCCTGATCCGGTGGGCTTCGATTCCGCCACCGAACGCAGCTGGCGCATGCTGATGGTCCAGCTGTGGGGCAGCGGCCGGCACCACGTGCCCCTGGCCGAGGCCCTCGTCCGGCTCTGGGTTGCCGCCCACCTCCGCGCCGAACTGGTGGGCGCCCTCGACTGGGGCCGCGCCGAACCACCTCCCATTCCCCTGAAACTCCACGGCCGCTACTCCCGCTCCGAGGTGTTCGCCGCCTTTGGGTTGTTGAACGAGGCCCGCCCCTTCCCCGGCCGTGAGGGGGTGGGCTTTGACGAAGCCACCCAGTGCGACGTCTTCTTCATCACCCTCAACAAATCCGAGCGCCTGTTCTCACCCACGACCCGCTACAACGACTACGCCATCTCCCCATGGGAGTTCCACTGGGAGAGCCAGAGCCTCACCAGGGAAGCCTCCGCCACCGGGCAGCGCTACATCCACCACCGCGAGCGGGGCAGCAAGGTGCTGCTGTTTGTTCGCGAGGAAAACAAAAGGGGCGGCGTCAGCATGCCGTTCCACTGCCTCGGTTTTGCCGACTACCTGAGCCACGAGGGCGAGCGGCCGATGGCGATTCGCTGGCGGCTGCAGCAGCCGATCCCGGCGGCGTGGCTACCGGTGATGGGGTTGGCGGTTTAGCGTTAATCCATGGACATCCAGTCCCGGATCACCATCAACCCGGCGGTGCGCTTCGGCAAGCCCTGCGTGCGCGGCACGCGCCTCACCGTGGGGGTCGTGCTCGGTTCGCTGGCCAGCGGCATGAGTGAAGCGGAATTGCTGGAGGATTTCCCTCAGCTCAGCCACGACGACGTGCTCGCCTGCCTTGCCTATGCGGCAGATCGCGAGCGTTGCCTGGTCACGCTGTCTTCATCGGTGGCGTGAGCGTCTGCCTGCTCCTGGACGAGAACCTCTCAGAACGGCTTCTACCAATGATCCTGGATCGGTTTCCCGATTCCAGCCATGTGCGGCTGCTCGGCCTGGGTGGCGCTGATGATCTGGTGATCTGGGAGAAGGCCCGCCCCCAAGGTGATCTGCCTGGCTATCGGCAACGCCGGCAATGCTGCAACAGCGGCCCTGTTGCTTGCTCACGTCGAGGCCATCGAGGGATTCTCCACCCATCCTGAGGCTGGGTTCCTCCTCCTGCGGCCAGCAGGCCAGGCCCTATAGAACCTTCAGCGCCACCAAGGCGAGCGGCCGATGGCGGGGCCCTTCCCGGGGTGGCGGCTGGAACGGGAGATCCCGGCGGCGTGGCTGCCAGGCTGTTGCTTGGCATAACGGCGGGGTGGGCGGTTAGAGGGGGGCTGTTCGGAGCTCTGGCATCGGGTTTCACCTAGGCTCAGGCCAGTGAGGGTCGCCATGGTCTTTGCCATCCAGCTCAGCGACGAGCAGACCAGAGCCCTGGCTGAAACGGCCCGTCGACTGAACGTGCCCCAGGAAGACCTGGCAGCTGCAGCCATTCGGGATCTGCTCAGTCGCCCTTCCGCCGATTTCGAAACCATCGCTGCGAGAGTTCTCTCAAAGAATGAGGAGCTCTACCGTCGTCTGGCGTGATCCGCTTTCTTCAACTTGGTGAGGTGCTGGAGCTTCATCACCAGCGGCGGCTCACCAGGACTGAGAGATCTTGGCCTGCTGGAAGCTGCACTGAGCCAGCCTCGCCAAACCTTTGCCGGGGATGATCTTTATCCAACGATCATCAATAAAGCCGCCTGTCTCGGTTTTTCACTCATCACCAATCATCCCTTCGTGGATGGTAACAAACGAATTGGTCACGCCGCCACGGAGGTGATGTTGATGCTGAACGGCCATCAACTCAGGACCTCAGTGGATGCGGCAGAAGCCACAATCCTTGCTGTGGCCTCTGGTGGCCTTGATCGAAGGGCATACACAAGCTGGGTTGAGCGGCATAGCCATCCCCTGACGTGACCATCATCCAGTGCTAGGCACAAATCGGAATCCCAGCGCTCCTCACCACGCGCCAGGGAACCGTAGCCGCAGGCTTCTGCGCAGGAGTACTGGATCACCTTCTCGGGGGCGTAGCGCTCCACCAGCCGCTGCGTGAATGCCGGCAGCGCCTCGCGGCCTCGCGGCTCACCAGTGGGGGCGGTGTGGTGGTCATGGGCTTCATCATCACGATGCCACGAAGACCAGGCCGTGCTCTGGCAGGCCGGAGCCTGGCGCCGGGTGTGCCGATCACCGCCTCCACCCCCTGCCCTGGGCGCTGCCGGTGCCCCTGCTGCGCGTGCACGGCCGTTACAGCCGGGCCGAGATCGAAGCCGCCTACTGCTTCGCAGAAGCCTTGCGGCTACGGCGTGCTCACCGATCACGCCCCCTGGATCCATCGCGAAACCCTCAGGAAGAGCGAAGCCCTCTTCTCCCCCACCACCCGCTACCGCGCCCTGGCCCTCGGGCCGTCCCCGTTCCATTGGGAGAGTCAGAGCACCACCACAGCTGCTTCCGCCACCGGCCAGCGGTATGTCAACCACCAGGCGCGCGGCTCACGGGTGCTGCTGTTTGTGCGGGAGCAGCGCCAGCAGGGCACGGTCACGGAGCCGTCTGTTTGCCTCGGGTTTGCCACGTATGCAAGCCACGAAGGGGAGCGGCCGATGGCGATTCGCTGGCGGCTGGAGCGGGAGATTCCGGCGATGTGGATGCCGGTGATGGCGCTGGCGGTTTGAGGGGGGCTGGAGCCACTAACTTGAACCCATGGATCATTCACGCATCACCCACAACCCAGCCCAGTGCGGGGGCAAGGCCTGCATCAGAGGCATGCGGATCCGCGTCAGCGATGTGCTCGATCTGTATGCCGCTGGCCTTTCCCCCGATCAGATCCTTGCCGAGCTACCTGATCTTGAGCCCGACGATCTGCAGGCGGCTCTCAGCTACGCCGGACGCGAGTTGGATCATCCCGTGCTGGTGGCGTGATTCTCTGGCTCGATGCCCAGTTGTCGCCAGCCCTGGCACATTTGATCACAGCACAGTTCGCCCCGATCAAGGCGGTGCCAGTCAGAGAGCTCGGCCTCAGGGATGCCGATGACCATGTGATCTCCGTGCAGGGCCCGCCACCTCAGGTGATCTGGCTCCGTGTGGAGAACAGTTCCAACGAGGCTCTTCAGGCCGTGCTCCTCCGCACCCTTGAGCAGGCGGTGGCCAGCCTTGGCGAAGAGGATCCTGGGTCGAAATTCGCTCGCCAAGCTGAAGCCCCAGCCACCCATGCCGTTCCACTGCCTTGGTTTTGCCGACGACGTGAGCCACGAGGGCGAGCGGCCGATGGCGAGTCGAGCGCCTCGCGCACGACCGGATCCCCCCCCCTGTAGCGACCCTCGAAGGGCATCACCACGGGCTAACGAGCCGAACAGGATGACCTTCTCGTAGGCGTCACACTCCACCACCGTGCCCAGCCCGCGCCGGGTCTACATCCTTCAGCCCTGCCCCAGCAGCTGCCGCACCAGAGCAATCAATTCCTTCTTCGTGAAGCTCTCCAGGGGCGGCGATGGGGGCGTCACGCCATGGCGTTCGAGAACCTTGGCCAGATCAGCCTTCCTGAGCTTGGAGGTGCCCTTGATCCTGTGCTCCTTGCACAGCCGCTTGAGGCTGGCCACCGACTGCTGCAGAAAACTCCCCTTGCCCAGCAAGGCCCTTGGGTTGCTGTGGTCTACAGGCTGGGGATCCCGGAGGTCATCCAGGGCAGCACTGGAGCGCTGCAGATGGTCTGCCATCCGGCGGTACACCCGGGCATCGGTGCCAGCCAGTTCCCTGTTGGTCTGCTCCAGCAGATCGGCGATCGAAGGCCGAGCGCTCATGGCGTTTCACCGAGCTGGTCGTAGCCGCCAGGCTGGATCGCAGCGGCCTTGGCTTTCACCGTGCGCCAGCGTCTCGCCTGCTGGATCAACCGCCGGAACATCTCCACCAGCCAGAAGCCGCTTTGGCGTTCGCTCTCCTCAATCAGTCCCACCATCGCATCGCCCGTTTCCTCCAGCTCGCGGATCACGCTGCCGAGCCTGGCGTTGAGGGCATGGAGCCGCGCCTTGGTCCGGGCCTCATCAGCCAGATCTCTCTCCAGCTCCACCAACTCCCGTTGCAGCTCAGAGATCACCACCCCACGGCGATCGCTCTGGGCCTTGAGGATCCCGCGGGAGCGGTTGGCCGACACCAGGGCCGCGCGACAGTCCTGATAGGTGTCCTGCAGCGCCTCAGGCTCTGGACTCACAGGAAATTCGCTGGCTGAGCGGAGTGGCATCGAAGATCGAACGGGTGGCGTCAGATCTACCGATTCTGGGCACTGCCGCCTTGCTGTCTACCCAGAAGGCAGGAACGGCCAGCTGTCGCTGACCCTGAGATTCCGTTTCACATTGATCGACGAATTCATCTCATTGATGTTGTAAGCGCCCCGGAAGTCGTCAGGCAGCATCAATGAGATGCTCAAGAATGGCATCCTCCCGATCGCCCGCCAGCACCCGCTCGCCCTGGTCCGGGCCGCCGAAGTCAAGGGGCGCCAGGCAGGTCACCGCATGGCCATGGTCAACCCGCAGCACCACAGCTGCCAGGAATGCAGGGTCGGCCCAAGCCCCCTCCAAGCCTTCGTTGCTGCCGAGGCCCGTGGTTCGGACCCTGACGCCATTGTTTGGGCTCGCCGCCCTGGCTCTGGCAGCCCCCCTGCCCGCCGCCCTGCCCGCCGCCCGGGCCGGCGACGGTCTGCCGGGCTATGCCCCCGGCAGTGGGGTGGACGCCGCAACCAGAGAACCCCCTGTTCGGCACCTGGACGGTGGCAGAGCAGGAGGGAGCCCTGGAGGTGCTGGCGGGAGCGGCCCGCTACCGGGCCCCACTCACCCCCTGGGACGGCGAGACCTTCAACACCAGCCCCGACGGCCGGGCGACCAGCTTCAGCTACGACGGCTACCGGTTCCAGCGGCGGGAGCCCTGAGCGTTGGCCAGCGGCCATGATGCCGCCACCCGCCCCTGCCCAGGAGACCTTCCCCATGCCCCTGCCCTCCGGCCTGCCCCGCCCGCTGGTGCTGGGGCTGTCCTTCCCGCTCGTGGTGCTGAACCTGTGGGTGTTCGCCTCGCTCTACAGGGCCTTTGAGGGCATCGCTTCCACCTTCATCCTCGCCGGGGTGATCGCGTTGATCCTCAACCTGCCGGTGCGCCTGCTGCAGCGGCGCCTGGGGCTGGGGCGCAGCTGGGCGATCGGTTTGGTGGTGGGGCTGTTCCTGGCCCTGGCCGGCCTGATCGCCGCCACCCTGCTGCCGCTTCTGGTGGTGCGGTTTCTGGCCTTCACGCAGGTGCTGCCGGAGTGGATCTCCGCCACCGCCCAGCAGCTCGACGCCGTCAGTGGCAGGGCCTCCTATCTGGGCGTGCCGATCGAGGTCAGCGAAATCATCGAGGGCCTGGCGGCGGGGCTCACCGCGCAGCTGGAGGGATTGCTGCTCAACATCCCCGCCTTCATCACCGGATCGCTGGGGAACTTCTTCAGCCTCTTCTTCCTGTTTGTGCTCACGATCTTCTTCCTGATCTATGGCGGTGATTTCGTGCGCAACTGCCTCACCTCCTGGCTGCCTGGCGACAACGGCGTCAAGGTGCTGGCGGTGCTGCGCCGCAACTTCAACAGCTACATCTTCAACCAGCTGATTCTCGCCGCTGTGCTGATGGCTGTACTCACACCCACCCTCTGGTTGCTGAGGGCGCCGTTTCCCATTCTCTCGGGGGTGAGCATCGGCCTGATGGGCTTCATCCCGTTCGGAGCCATCCTCGGCATCCTGTTGTTCAGTGTGCTGTTCATGCTCAAGAGCTTCTGGCTGGGGCTGCGCATCTTCGCCGTGCTGATCGTGGTGGATCAGGTGATCGAAAACGTGCTGCCGCCGCGGCTGCTGGGCAAGCTCACCGGCCTCAACCCGATCGTGATCCTGTTTTCGGTGATGGTGGGCGCCACCCTCGCCAGTTTCTACGGGGTGATCACCGCCGTGCCGATCGCCGCCACCGTCAAGTCGCTGCTGCTCGACTCTGCCGAGCCGCCCTCCAGCTCGGCATAGCCCGCCCGACGCCGGGCATCGAGGGCCTCGAGGTAGCGGCGCTCGTTGTAATACAGCTCCTGAAAGCGCAGGGCGTCGCTGTTGAGCTCGGCGAACAGCTGTTCGATGCGGCCCTCCATGTCGCTGATCGGCACCAGGCCGGCATCCTCTTCGCTGCGCTCCAGCTGCAGCAGGCGGGCGATGCAGCGCTCCAGGGTTTCCAGCCGCTGGCTGCTCCAGGCGTCGAGCAGATGCCGGCAGCGCTTCAGGCTGCGCTGGCGCTCCAATGAGGCCAGGGCGCCGCGCAGCTGCAGTTGCGGCTGGCCCAGCTGCAGCTGCTGCAGTTCGCTGGGCTCGATCAGGGGCGTGAGCCGTGTCAGCAGGCTGCTCTCCTCCACCAGCAGCTGGTCGCTGAGCAGGCGGGGCAGCTCCAGGTCGGCCAGATCGAGGCCAGGATCGAGGCCGCGGCTCACCGCCTCCAGCCGGCCGGCGCCCAGGTTGTCCTCCTCCAGGGAGCAGATGGCGGCCCAGAGCTGGCGGTGGTGGGCCAGGCCGAAGTCCTCCAGCTCATGGCGGCGCAGCTCGGCGCGGATGCGGGGCCGTTCCGGCGGGCAGTGCAGGTAGAGCCGCAGCACCTCCGCCTCGGCCCGCTCCCGCAGACCCGCCTCACCGGGCTGCTCCCACTTCTGGGAGCGGCCGTGCCAGCGCTGGCCCTTCACCTGCTGGCGCAGGTCGTCCTCCAGCTGGATCGCCAGCCTCGCCTGGCCGCCGCTGAGCCGCTCGGCCACCTGCTGCAGGTAGTGGCTGCGCACGGCGCTCTGGGGCAGCTTGCCGAGCAGGGCCACCAGGGCGCTCACCGCCTGCTGGAACTGATCCGAGCGGGCCAGGTCCTTGCCCTCCAGCACCTGGGCGATCTGCCAGTCGAGCCACTGGGGCGCCTGATCCAGCAGGGCGCGGTAATCACCGGCGCCGTTCTGCTTCAGGAACTCATCGGGATCCTTGCCGGCGGGCAGGTGCAGCACCCGCAGCTCCAGCTGCCCCTGCAGCGCCAGCTGCTCCACCTCGCCGATCGCCCGCTGGGCCGCCCTCACGCCGGCGCCGTCGCTGTCGAAGTTGAGGATCAGGCGGCGGCTCTCGCAGCAGCGGCACAGCTGGGTGATCTGCTGGCGGCTGAGTGCCGTGCCCAGGGAGGCCACCGCATTGGTGATGCCGGCGGCATGCAGGGCGATCACATCGAAGTAGCCCTCCA is a genomic window of Cyanobium sp. NS01 containing:
- a CDS encoding DUF3427 domain-containing protein, translated to MSSEGVLANLHESLPSRRPQLVAECRSLGRCSLAGVLEGLGMELGEFYRVAKSWALLQRELGWLALGEASADEQRLGRGIAGGLLHLDDPERLCWLADQLQLPMAPDPVGFDSATERSWRMLMVQLWGSGRHHVPLAEALVRLWVAAHLRAELVGALDWGRAEPPPIPLKLHGRYSRSEVFAAFGLLNEARPFPGREGVGFDEATQCDVFFITLNKSERLFSPTTRYNDYAISPWEFHWESQSLTREASATGQRYIHHRERGSKVLLFVREENKRGGVSMPFHCLGFADYLSHEGERPMAIRWRLQQPIPAAWLPVMGLAV
- the dnaG gene encoding DNA primase; this translates as MSQPALHPRLHPRTIEAVKERADIVDVVGEHVVLKKKGREFVGICPFHDDTSPSMTVSPAKQFYYCFSCGAGGNAIKFLMELQRHSFSDVVLELARKYQLPVETLDGPQQERLRKQLSRREQLHRVLSLASGWFRSQLRAPGGAAALAYLREQRGLSEGTIESFELGFAPDRWDGLLNHLVQVEGVAPEWLEAAGLVAARKGEAGDSRRGHYDRFRGRVMVPIRDRQGRVIGFGGRSLEGGEPKYLNSPETEVFEKGQHLFGLDRAANEIRRDDRAVVVEGYFDVIALHAAGITNAVASLGTALSRQQITQLCRCCESRRLILNFDSDGAGVRAAQRAIGEVEQLALQGQLELRVLHLPAGKDPDEFLKQNGAGDYRALLDQAPQWLDWQIAQVLEGKDLARSDQFQQAVSALVALLGKLPQSAVRSHYLQQVAERLSGGQARLAIQLEDDLRQQVKGQRWHGRSQKWEQPGEAGLRERAEAEVLRLYLHCPPERPRIRAELRRHELEDFGLAHHRQLWAAICSLEEDNLGAGRLEAVSRGLDPGLDLADLELPRLLSDQLLVEESSLLTRLTPLIEPSELQQLQLGQPQLQLRGALASLERQRSLKRCRHLLDAWSSQRLETLERCIARLLQLERSEEDAGLVPISDMEGRIEQLFAELNSDALRFQELYYNERRYLEALDARRRAGYAELEGGSAESSSSDLTVAAIGTAVITP
- a CDS encoding AI-2E family transporter — translated: MPLPSGLPRPLVLGLSFPLVVLNLWVFASLYRAFEGIASTFILAGVIALILNLPVRLLQRRLGLGRSWAIGLVVGLFLALAGLIAATLLPLLVVRFLAFTQVLPEWISATAQQLDAVSGRASYLGVPIEVSEIIEGLAAGLTAQLEGLLLNIPAFITGSLGNFFSLFFLFVLTIFFLIYGGDFVRNCLTSWLPGDNGVKVLAVLRRNFNSYIFNQLILAAVLMAVLTPTLWLLRAPFPILSGVSIGLMGFIPFGAILGILLFSVLFMLKSFWLGLRIFAVLIVVDQVIENVLPPRLLGKLTGLNPIVILFSVMVGATLASFYGVITAVPIAATVKSLLLDSAEPPSSSA
- a CDS encoding DUF433 domain-containing protein, giving the protein MDIQSRITINPAVRFGKPCVRGTRLTVGVVLGSLASGMSEAELLEDFPQLSHDDVLACLAYAADRERCLVTLSSSVA
- a CDS encoding helicase-related protein encodes the protein MRALGFCVSVEHARWMARKFVAAGLRAAALDASSPRDESAEQIRRLRDGQLQILFAVDLFNEGLDIPEIDTVLFLRPTESAIVFLQQLGRGLRLCRGKSCLTVLGQKTQPASARPTAASASTSATAPCSAARATSCASRSKPASLPAGRLQPAARSGVQ
- a CDS encoding type II toxin-antitoxin system death-on-curing family toxin, which codes for MRCWSFITSGGSPGLRDLGLLEAALSQPRQTFAGDDLYPTIINKAACLGFSLITNHPFVDGNKRIGHAATEVMLMLNGHQLRTSVDAAEATILAVASGGLDRRAYTSWVERHSHPLT
- a CDS encoding type I restriction-modification system subunit M N-terminal domain-containing protein, with the translated sequence MPDQEHLDDFLEAVEEAGSPAKNPALREALGWEEPLYEEVKAALVAKGIVKRGQGRSDTVFLADAEQVVQQATQAKAPRHGKAAGNGTPKDKSLESWIWDAACSIRGAKDAPKYKDYILPLIFTKRLCDVFDDELNRIAAEVGSRQKAFQLVAADHKLVRFYLPLVPGDPEQPVWSVIRKLSDKIGEGVTTQMRAIARENPLLQGIIDRVDFNATTHGQRDLDDDRLSNLIEAISTKRLGLSDVEADIIGKSYEYLIRKFAEGSGQSAGEFYTPPEVASIMSKVLQPEPGMEIYDPCCQGLLEVCLNSPGRGLPPTVSCAGPALDPWPLSPPPRLLQQAI
- a CDS encoding DNA-binding protein; this encodes MVFAIQLSDEQTRALAETARRLNVPQEDLAAAAIRDLLSRPSADFETIAARVLSKNEELYRRLA
- a CDS encoding DUF433 domain-containing protein; this translates as MDHSRITHNPAQCGGKACIRGMRIRVSDVLDLYAAGLSPDQILAELPDLEPDDLQAALSYAGRELDHPVLVA